Genomic DNA from Candidatus Eisenbacteria bacterium:
GGCGCCCAGCTGGAGCGCGGTCGCGGTCCCGTCGCGCACCAGCTCGACCCGCGACCGGGACTCGTCGATCGTCCTCGAGATGAGAGGAACCGGTTGGAGGTATCCGGGAAACCGAAGGGAGTCCGCTCCGAGCGCCCGGAACTGCGCGGCCACGTAGAGAGCGGCGGCGCGGTGGCCCTCGGTTCCGGTTTCCCGCCCCTGATACCGATCGTCCGCGAGCTCCGCCACGTGTGCCCACCAGCGGGAGGTGGTGGGCTCCGCCGCGTGCAGGCGGGCTGCGCCGGAGGCCAGAAGCAGGCAGACGGCGGTCGGGATCGCCCATCGAGGTTTTCTTGACTGCATACTGTATACAGTACACAGCATATCCCAGCGAGTCAAGGTCTCTTCGTCAGAGCGATGCCGGCCCCAGGAGGGTATGGGTGAGGGTACCCGCGGGATCGTCCATCGCGAACCACGCCGCATGGAGCGAGCTCCCCATCCTTTGGCCCGCGTTCACGCAGATCGTCCTGTCGAGCCGGTCGGCGAACCGTCCGGAGACCGCGGGGGATTCGTGGATGTGGCCATGGAGCCCGAGCAGGGGACGCCTCCGCTCCAGGAACTTCCTCGTTTCTCTCGATCCGACATGCACGCCGCGCGCGATCTGATCGCACGCGGTCCCGTGGGGCGGACTGTGGAAGACGCAGATCAGGGGATCGGCGTCCGGAGGGATCGCGCGATCGAGATCGCTCAGCTCCCGGGCGAGCGACTCGTGCCGCTCGCGACCTCGGAACGTGAACGCGCGCAGGCCCCCGTCCGGCTCGCTCCGGAATCCCTCCATCTTGGCCGCGGGCGTGAGCCCCTCCTCCCAGCGATCCCAGTCCTTCATGGAGAAGGGCGTGATGGGAACCGACGCGAGGCCCGCGATCCACCCCCCCAGGGGGAACGGCACGGCACGGCCATGCAGCGGCGTCAGCCGTTCCACGGCGGCCTCCTCGACCACCGTGAGGGATGCCTTCCAGTCGTCGTTCCCGGCGATGTAATAGACGTCGGCCGACGCCGGCTTCGCCAGGTACTCGCGGATCAGGGGAAGGAAGAACTCGGTGTAGAAGCGGCGCTGCGCCGCGACGTCGGCGTGCGGCGCGAGATCTCCTCCCAGGATCACGGCTCGCGCGCGGACCCTCCACGCCGTCTCGACGAGCTCGCGATAGAGGCCCGTGTGGCCGTGGAGATCCGACGCGTAGAGGACATCGGCGGTGGTGTGGTCGGGACGGGAATGGGACACGGTCGGCTCGCCAGTGGGAACGTTGGGTGATCGCTTCGGGGAAGCTTCAGTCGTTCGCTCGAACCTCGGTCAGAAGCCAGCGGTTCCCGCGCGCCATCGCCGTGAGCACGACCTTGATCTCGCGCTCTCCCTGCCGGCCTCCCCAGTCCCCCGACCAGAGCCCGGTGCCCACCGCCTTTCCCTTCTTCTGCACGTCCAGCCGGATCAGATGGAACGAGTGGGTCTTCACGAGGCGAAGCTGATCCTGGAAGAGAAACGCGGCGGCGGATCGGGTGAGCGCCGTCGTGGGAGGCGTGCCCGGCGTCACGGAGACGCGCACCACGGTGGTGTCGACGAGCGCCGCGAGGCGCTCGGAGTCCGATGCGGACCAGGCTGCCTCGACCGACGCGAAGAGCTGGACGGGAGTCTCGGCCTCGCGCGCGCGGGGGGAAGTGTCCGGCACGGGGTCCGTCGCGCCGGAGCCGGACTGGGCATGCACGAGCGGGGCGGAGAGCAGAGAGCCGGCGAGGAGACCGGAAACGAAGGTGCGGATGCCAAGGTGCCGCATGCGAGACCTCCCGCCCCGGCGCCCGAGGGGCTTTACTTCGTGCTGCTCGCGCGGCGCGTGCTTCCCGCCGTACCCGTGCTGCTCGTGGTCCGATGCCTTCCCGCGGACCGCTCTCCCCAGAGCTGGAGCTCGAGGGCGAGCGCGCTCGCGACGTAGAGCGAGGAATACGTGCCGACGACCGCGCCGACGAGCATGGCCAGGGAGAAGTCGTGGATCACGTCGCCCCCGAAGAGGTAGAGGGCCAGGGTGCTCAGGGCCACCGTCCCGTTGGTGATGATCGTGCGGCTCAGCGTTTCGTTGATGCCCATGTTCATGACCTTGTCCGGAGGCTCGCGCCGGAGCGCCTGCTTCCGCTCCCGGATCCGGTCGAAGACGACGACCTTGTCGTTGATCGAGAACCCCGCCAGGGTGAGGAGCGCCGCCACCACCGTGAGCGTCACCTCGCGGTCCAGGATGGAGAGCACGCCCAGCGAGATGAAGACGTCATGGAAGAGCGCGACCACGGCGCCGACCGAGTAGCGCCAGTCGTAGCGGGCCGCGACGTAGACCAGGATCAGGCCCAGCGCGAGGAAAACCGCCTTGATCGCGTTGGAGCGGAGCTCGCCGCCGACACGCGGACCAACCGTCTCGACGCGGAGGAGCTCCACCTGGGTTCCGGAGGTGATCGACCGCAGCGCCGCCTCCACCGCGGGAGCCGGATCCGTCCCGGCCTCGCTCACTCCGAGGCGGATCAGGAACTCGTCGGGCCGGTCGATCCCCTGCTGGATCTCGGCCCGCGCGAACCCGGCGCGCTCGACGGCGGACCGGACCGCCTCGGGCGTGGGGGCGGGCCGGACCGCGGCCTCGATCAGCGTTCCGCCCGTGAAGTCGACGCCGTACCGGGGACCTCCGTGCACGATCAGCGAGACCAGGGACGCGGTCAGCATGATCCCCGAGATGATGTAGGCGAAGTACCTCCGCCCCATCCAGTCGACGTTGAGTCCATGGAGGATCTGGAACACCGTGGCTCCTTAGATCGAGATGCTGCTGACCTTGCGGCGCAGCGACCAGGCGTCGAAGATCATCTTCGAGACGCCGACGGCGGTGATCACGTTGATGATGAGGCCGATCGTGAGCGTCACGGCGAACCCGCGGATGGGGCCCGAGCCGAGCCACATGAGCGCGATCGCCGGGAGCAGCGTCGTCACGTTCGCGTCGATGATCGTGCGGTACGCGCGCGAATAGCCGGTCTCGATGGCGTTCAGGACCGTCCGCTTGTTGCGGAGCTCCTCGCGGATGCGCTCGAAGATGAGCACGTTCGCGTCCACGGCCATTCCGATCGTGAGCACGATGCCCGCGAGCCCGGGCAGCGTGAGGGTCGCCTTGAAGGCGGCCATCGCGGCGAGAAGCCCCATGATGTTGAGCACGAGGGCGAACACCGCGACCGCGCCCGAGAGCCGGTAATAGATGAGCATGAACACGACGATGCCGATCGCGGCCGCGGCTCCCGCGGTGAATCCCTTCTCGATCGAATCCTGGCCCAGGGACGGTCCCACCGTGCGCTCCTCGACGATCCGAACCGGCGCCGGGAGCGCGCCCGACCGGAGCACGATCGCGAGGTTCTGGGCCTCTTCCTCGGTGAAGTTCCCGGTGATGGAACCCTGGCCCCGCGGGATGCGCTCCAGGATGTTCGGGGCCGACTGGACGCGGTTGTCGAGCACGATCGCGAGACTGCGGTTCACGTTCCGGCCCGTGATGTCGGCGAACATCGAGCCGCCCCGGGTCGTGAGCGTGAACGAGACGCCCGGCGCGCCGGGACGGTCCTGATCCAGGTCGAGCCGCATCTGGGCGGTGGCCACCTCGGACCCGCGCATGAGCGGCTCCTTGTCGAGCGGATACAGACGGCGTCCGGTCCGGCCCTGGAACTCGTCCTCGTGCGAGTCCCACGCGAGCGTCGCCTCCATGACGAAGGAGGAGTCGCGCGCGAGCTCGGCGATCATGGAGTCGATCGCCGCCACCTCGGACGAGAGCGCGATGGTCTCGCCTCCCTGGGCGGCGACGAGGAACCGGCTCGTGAAGGCGTGGCGGAGGGTGTCGGGCATCGTGGTGTCGGCCGAGCCGAACCGCTTCCGCGCGAAGTAGGAGTCGATCCGGTCGTAGAGCGCCCGCGCCTGCTCGTCCGTCTTGACCAGCTTGAACTCGAGGAGCGCGGTGGCGCCGATCAGCGACTTGGCCCGGTCCTGGTCGAGGAGGCCCGGGAGCTGGACCATGATCCGGTTCTCCCCCTGCCGCGCGATCGAGGGCTCGGCCACGCCGAACTGGTCGACTCGGTTCCCGATGATCTGGATCGCCTGGTCGACGGCGTTCCGCGCTTCCGCCCGTCCGAGCTTGGACGTGTCCACCTCGAGGAGGAGGTACATCCCGCCCTGGAGATCGAGGCCCAGCTTGATGGCCTTCTCACGCAGATCCTCCATCTCCTGGAGGCGTTCGCGCTCGGCCTCGCTCGTGGCTGCGGCCGGCCGCGCCTGGAGGACCTTCTGACGCTCCGCGGGCGTGAGGCTATAGAACTGGAACGTGGGCCAGAGCGTGAAGAGACAGGCCCCGACCGCGAGAATGGTCAGGAAGAGCTTCCACTTGTCGCCGGTTGTCACGGATCCCTCGGGCCTGGAGCATGGGTCGGTCGAGCACGAAGACGGGGGAGGCTACCGAAACCGGGAGCACGAAGTCAATGCCGCAGATGCATATGCCGCAGGGGCCGGATCCGTAACGAAGCTGAAACGACCCCGACGCCTCGAGGTAACGCCGGCAGGGTACCCTCCACACCACGATGGAAACCGGGCTCGATCGGGACCTGCCGGGGAGCGTATTCTCCCGCCACAAGGTGCACAAGACCGCGCGGTCCACCATCCTCGTCGTGGACGACGAGCCCGAGATCTGCGAGCTGGTGAGCTACAACCTCGCCCGTGAGGGATACCGCGTCCTGACCGAGCGCGACGGCGAAGCGGGGCTCGAGCGCGTCTTCAAGTCGCCCCCGGATCTCCTCATCCTGGACCTCCTCCTCCCCAGAGTGAGCGGTCTCGAGGTTCTCCAGGCGCTCCGGGCCGAGCCCCGCACCAAGTCCCTTCCGGTGCTCGTCCTCTCCGCGCGCGGCACCGAGATGGACAAGCTCGTCGGGTTCGAGCGAGGCGCGGACGACTACCTCACGAAGCCCTTCTCGCCGAAAGAGTTGGTCGCGCGGGTCGGCGCCATTCTCCGGAGGACGCGTGGCGAGGAGCCCGCGCCCGCGGCCGAGGTCGGACCGTTCCGCCTCGATCGCGAGCGGCACCAGGTGCTCCTCCACGGCCGCGAGATCCGCCTGACCCCGACCGAGTTCCGGCTCCTCGAGTACCTGGTGCAGCGACAGGGGAGGGTCTTCTCGCGCGAGCAGCTCCTCGACAAGGTCTGGGGTCTCGGCTACTTCGGAGAAACGCGTACGGTGGACGTGCACATCCGGAGGCTCCGGTCGAAGCTCGGGAAGGACGCGAAGCTGATCCGCACGGTCACCGGGGTCGGGTACTCGGCGGAGATTCCGAAGAGCTGATCCCGCCGCGCGGCCCCGCGGGTGGTAGTGTGGTCCGGTGATCCTGATCACCCGGCGCCGGCTCGCCACCTTCCTCGCGGCACTGGCCCTGTGCCTCCTCCTGGCCGGCCTCCTGCTCGACACGGGCCGGACGGGGCCGGATCTCCGCCTCTGGATCGTTCTCTCCGCTCTCTACGCTTCCATCGTGGTCCTCTCCCAGTTCCTCCTTCGCCGCGCCGACCGCCGTCTCGAGCTGATGCGCGCGACCGCCGAGGCGATCGGGCGCGGCGAGTTGGGGACGCGCGTCCCGGTGGAGTCCCACGACGAGCTGGCCACGTTCGGCCGCGCGCTGAACGAAGCGGCGGAGGCGTTCGAGCGGCAGATCCTCGCGCTCCGGCGCGAGGGCGAATCGAGCGACGCGCTGATCAACAACCTGAGCCAGGGGGTCGCGCTCCTCACGGCCGACCTCGTGATCCGGAGGGCCAACGGGCGCTTCTGGTCGATCGTGGGGCTGGACCGTCCCGCAGGGAACGTGCGGCTCTCGGCGTCGCGCCAGCCCGTGCTCGAGGAAGTCGCGTCCGCGGCGGCGCGGAGCGGGCGCACGGTCACGCGCGAGGTGTCGATCTACACCGGGCAACGGATCGAGTACCTGGTGTCCGCGACCCCGATCCTCACCGGCGCGCGCGCCGACGCGATCCTGCTCACGCTCGAGGACCTCAGTCCGGAGCGGGAGATGGCGAACCTCCGCCGCGAGTTCGTGGCGAACGTCTCGCACGAGCTGAAGACGCCGCTCACTTCGATCCGCGGGTACGCGGAGACCCTCCTCCAC
This window encodes:
- a CDS encoding metallophosphoesterase, giving the protein MSHSRPDHTTADVLYASDLHGHTGLYRELVETAWRVRARAVILGGDLAPHADVAAQRRFYTEFFLPLIREYLAKPASADVYYIAGNDDWKASLTVVEEAAVERLTPLHGRAVPFPLGGWIAGLASVPITPFSMKDWDRWEEGLTPAAKMEGFRSEPDGGLRAFTFRGRERHESLARELSDLDRAIPPDADPLICVFHSPPHGTACDQIARGVHVGSRETRKFLERRRPLLGLHGHIHESPAVSGRFADRLDRTICVNAGQRMGSSLHAAWFAMDDPAGTLTHTLLGPASL
- the secF gene encoding protein translocase subunit SecF translates to MFQILHGLNVDWMGRRYFAYIISGIMLTASLVSLIVHGGPRYGVDFTGGTLIEAAVRPAPTPEAVRSAVERAGFARAEIQQGIDRPDEFLIRLGVSEAGTDPAPAVEAALRSITSGTQVELLRVETVGPRVGGELRSNAIKAVFLALGLILVYVAARYDWRYSVGAVVALFHDVFISLGVLSILDREVTLTVVAALLTLAGFSINDKVVVFDRIRERKQALRREPPDKVMNMGINETLSRTIITNGTVALSTLALYLFGGDVIHDFSLAMLVGAVVGTYSSLYVASALALELQLWGERSAGRHRTTSSTGTAGSTRRASSTK
- the secD gene encoding protein translocase subunit SecD; this encodes MTTGDKWKLFLTILAVGACLFTLWPTFQFYSLTPAERQKVLQARPAAATSEAERERLQEMEDLREKAIKLGLDLQGGMYLLLEVDTSKLGRAEARNAVDQAIQIIGNRVDQFGVAEPSIARQGENRIMVQLPGLLDQDRAKSLIGATALLEFKLVKTDEQARALYDRIDSYFARKRFGSADTTMPDTLRHAFTSRFLVAAQGGETIALSSEVAAIDSMIAELARDSSFVMEATLAWDSHEDEFQGRTGRRLYPLDKEPLMRGSEVATAQMRLDLDQDRPGAPGVSFTLTTRGGSMFADITGRNVNRSLAIVLDNRVQSAPNILERIPRGQGSITGNFTEEEAQNLAIVLRSGALPAPVRIVEERTVGPSLGQDSIEKGFTAGAAAAIGIVVFMLIYYRLSGAVAVFALVLNIMGLLAAMAAFKATLTLPGLAGIVLTIGMAVDANVLIFERIREELRNKRTVLNAIETGYSRAYRTIIDANVTTLLPAIALMWLGSGPIRGFAVTLTIGLIINVITAVGVSKMIFDAWSLRRKVSSISI
- a CDS encoding response regulator transcription factor; the protein is METGLDRDLPGSVFSRHKVHKTARSTILVVDDEPEICELVSYNLAREGYRVLTERDGEAGLERVFKSPPDLLILDLLLPRVSGLEVLQALRAEPRTKSLPVLVLSARGTEMDKLVGFERGADDYLTKPFSPKELVARVGAILRRTRGEEPAPAAEVGPFRLDRERHQVLLHGREIRLTPTEFRLLEYLVQRQGRVFSREQLLDKVWGLGYFGETRTVDVHIRRLRSKLGKDAKLIRTVTGVGYSAEIPKS
- a CDS encoding ATP-binding protein, which gives rise to MILITRRRLATFLAALALCLLLAGLLLDTGRTGPDLRLWIVLSALYASIVVLSQFLLRRADRRLELMRATAEAIGRGELGTRVPVESHDELATFGRALNEAAEAFERQILALRREGESSDALINNLSQGVALLTADLVIRRANGRFWSIVGLDRPAGNVRLSASRQPVLEEVASAAARSGRTVTREVSIYTGQRIEYLVSATPILTGARADAILLTLEDLSPEREMANLRREFVANVSHELKTPLTSIRGYAETLLHGGLEDAENRTKFVETIGVQAGRLEALVNDLLTIADLERPDTRLDVKDWDLAQIAREVSMPFEEIASRRGLSLVVEVPSRTMARLDRRTIEFALTNLLDNAIKYTERGTVLVRVARNGERARVEVTDTGPGISPEHASRVFERFYRVDRGRSRVAGGTGLGLSIVKHAVHVHGGVVGLTSAPGSGSTFWFEIPVEGPPSDGAVS